A stretch of DNA from Catenulispora acidiphila DSM 44928:
GAGCAGCTCCTCGATCCGGCGGGGCACGGCGATCGCCGCGGCTCCGGCGGCCGCGTCGGCATTACGGGGGTCGTGCTGGGCGATCGCGATGGCGGGCGGCTCGGCGGCCAGATCGCGGTGCAGCCCGGAGCCGAAGACATGGCGCCGCAGGAAGAACGCGATCTCGCGCGGCAGCACGACGGTGTCCTCGGTCCAGCGGCCGAGGATGCCGCGCGCCAGAAGCCATTCCAGCGGGGACTCGGAGGGTTCGGCAGTGCCAGAGTCGGGATCCGCGTCAGTCTCAGGGTCCTGGGTTTCCGCTTCGTAGGCGTCATCGTCGGCGGACAAGCTGATCCGGCCGAACGGCGGTCCCCAGACCAGCTTCTCCAGCACGGCTTCCACCCCGGCCGGCGCGCTGTCCAGCACGGCACGCATGCGCGGCGCGTCAGCGGCCAACGCGGAGATCGAACCGACCGCGCTGACCGGATCGGGGGTCGCGGGCAGCCCGAGGCGGCGCAAGAACTGCTGCATCCCGGCGGGAGAGGAGTTGTTCAGCGCCGAGGCCAGCGGCGGACCGAGCCCGACCGGGTTCTCCCCCAACGCCTCGCGGGCGTTGACGAGCGGCCGCAGTCCCTCGTCCGGTCCCCACAACAGCGCCGTGTCCCGCAGTTGCTCGATGGCGTCGGCGACCGCACCCTGCTCGGGCAGCCCGAGCAGGGCGGCAGTTGAGGAAGCGGTCACCGGTTCCGGCGACACGGCGAGCGCTTGGAGCACTTGCAGAGTGAGTGCGTCAAGTCGGTCCATCGCCAACGCCACCGACGCGCGCTGCGAGGCCCGCTCGGCCAACGACGCCAGGGACACCGGCGGCGGCACCGCCAGATCCGGCCGCGCCGCCAGCAGGTTGGCCAGCCTTTCCACCGTCCAGGAACGCAGCTCGTCGGCCAGCGAGCGCCTGCGCGGCACCGAGGCGGAGGCCGGCGAGCCGGTCCCGTTCGCCCCCGTGCGCGCCGGGGGCGTGTCCGAACCCTGAGACGCTCCGCCCCCCGCCGGGCCCCGATCGGCGCGCGTCACCGCCCGTGCACCTGCGGTGCCGGGTCGTGCGGAATGGCCGGGGTGTTCGGTGGGCATCACAGACAACGGTAGTCGAGTCCGAACGATCACAGCGCCCGCATACGATACGGATGCGGGTGCCACAGCCGGCACAGCCGTGGCATCGGGCCTCAACAGAAGCAGGGGGAACGCAGGGGTGACGGCCGAGACCGACCAGGAGATGTTCCGGTACCTGGCCGAGCTGTCCACGTTGGCGGAGGGGCGCATGTCGCCCACGTCGCGGAACCAGCTCGTCTCCCGGACCCGCGCGGAGATCGAATCCCGGGTCAGCGACCGCAAGGCGACACGAACCGCCGACGTGCGCCAGATCCTTCTCGGCATGGGCCGCCCCGAGGCCCTGGTGATGGCCGAGGCGAACAAGGACCCGCTGTACGCCGCGCGGGAGCGGCAGCGCCGCGGCGGCGGCAGCAACGCCTACGGCGCCGCTTCCGTCTTCTCCCCCGAGGTCGACCCGGCCATCGCCCGGCTGGTCACCCCGGAGTCGCTGTCCAACCCGCCGTTCGGCGGCTCCGGCGGCTCGGACTCCGGCGGCGACGCGCTGCCCGGACCGGAGATCCCCGCCGAGCCGGACCCCTTCGGCGCCGGCAGCAGCGACTGGTACTACAGCGGCGAGCCGGAGGAAGGGGGAGCGGGCCGAGCGGGAGGCTCCGGCGGCTCGGACGCCGCCGGCCCGCAGATCCCGATCGAGAGCCTCAGCAGCTTCACGCCGGCTCCCGGACCCGCGCCGGCGCCGCCGCCCCCGCCGATCGCCGCCGGACCGATGGTGCGGCGCACGGCTCAGGGCCACACGCAGGCGCTGGCGGCGGTGACCGTGTTGTGCGTCGGCGCGATCGTCAACGCGATCGCCATGTCGCCGTACACGATCGGGATCGTGATCATCGGCTACCTGCTGGCGATGACGTCGTACTCGTACACACCCGGGGAGAAGCGGGTCGCGCTGATCGGCGTGCCGCTCACCGCGTTCGTGTTCTACGCCTTCGGGCTGTTCCTGGCGCGCGGCCGCTCGACCGGGCACACCACACCGCTGAACTCCGACCAGACCTGGCAGGCGGCCAAGGACGGGTTCACGGCCGTCCCCACGATGCTCGGCTTGCTCGGCGCGCTCTACCTGCTCTGGCGGCTGTTCAAGGCGGTCGCTAAGTCCGGCTGACCCCGGCGCGTCCTCGGAAGTGCGCGGCGGACACCTCGCCGCGCAGGCAGCCGAGGGCGACCTCGGCGGCCGAGGCCCGGTCGAGGCGGCCGTGGTAGGTGCCGTCGGGCAGGCAGACCATGTTCGCCGCGAACTGGTCGCCGCCGAGGTGTGTGGTCTCCCAGACCGGCAGTCCGCGCGCGGCCAGTTCCCGGGCGACCGGGCCGCCGTAGCGCGCACAGCACACGTCGCGCTTGCCGTGGGTGCAGACCAGCAGGATCCGGTCCCGGAGCGGCGTGCCGAATCCGGGCGGGCCGCCGTCGGCGAGAGCGGCGAGGTCCAGCTTCCCGATGTCGCGGCCGAGATCGCCGGTGACGCGCCGTTCCAGCCAGCGCGCGCCGGGCGGGCCGCCGGCGACGAAGACCACCCGGTCCCCCGCCGGCGCGCGCCCCTCGCGGTCCGGACGCCGGATCAGCTGCGGACGGACCGAATAAGCCGGCGCGGCCGTGAGCACCTCGATCGCCGCGGCGGGGAGATCCTGCGGCCAGCCGAACGCCGGCCACGGACCGGGATGCTCGACCGCCAGCCACGCCTTCGCCCGCGGCGGCGCGGTGTCGCCCAGCGGCTCGCGCGCCGCCCGGCACAGTGCGGCGCAGCCGCCGAGGGCGGATTCGCAGACGGACACAGGCAGGTCCTTCGGAGGCTTCGGCACTCAGGGTAGCCTCACCTTACCCCGCTGGCCGTCCGCTCTCCCCTGGCGCGCCCTGCGCGCTCGTCCGAACCGGTGACCCCGGCGCCGGGAGGCGCGATCGCGGGCGGCACTAGTCTGATCACATGACCACCGCGCCGCTCACCGTGGGCTTCGACCTCGACATGACCCTGATCGACTCCCGGCCCGGCGTGCACGCGACGATGACCGAGCTGTCCCGGCGCACCGGGGTGGCCATCGACGCCGACGCGGTCGTCAGCCGCCTCGGGCCGCCGCTGGACGAGGAGCTCGCCCACTGGTTCCCGGCCGACCGCATCGCCGCCGCGGGGGACGAATACCGCGCGCTGTATCCGGAGTTCGCGATCGCGCCGACACCCGCGCTGCCCGGCGCCGCCGAGGCGTTCGCGACGATCCGCGAGCGGGGCGGCCGGGTCATGGTCGTCACCGCGAAGTACGGGCCCAACGCCGCGCTGCACCTGGAACACCTCGACCTCGTCCCGGACGTCCTGGTCGGCTGGCACTGGGGACCGAAGAAGGGCGAGGCGCTGCTCGAGCACGGCGCGACCGTCTACGTGGGCGACCACCTCGGGGACATCCTCGGCGCGCGGGCGGCCGGCGCGGTGGCCGTCTCGGTGGCGACCGGGCCGGTCAGCGCCCCGGACCTGGCGGCCGCCGGAGCCGACGCCGTCCTGGCCGACCTGCGTGGTTTCCCGGCGTGGCTCGACGGGTATCTGGCCGCCTGATTATCTGTGCGAGCCCAGCGAATCCGTATCCGCCATCTGCTCACGCGACCCGTGTCCGCCCACGAAGTCTGTATCCGCCCAGCCCCTGGTCGAGCCCTGGGATAACCCTGCCCAAGGCGGACGTTTCCTGGTTACGCTTACCCCGCAAGAGTGAATCACCGACGACAGCAGACGCGAGGGTCCCACCGTGCCTACCGGCAAGATCAAGTGGTACGACACCGAAAAGGGTTTCGGCTTCATCACCCGCGACGACGGGCCCGACGTGTTCATGCACTCCTCCGCGCTGCCCGCGGGCACCGCGGAGCTCAAGAGCGGCCAGCGGGTCGAGTTCGGGGTGGCCGCCGGCAAGCGCGGCGACACCGCGATAGGCGTGAAGCTGCTCGAGACCCGGCCGAGCGTGGAGGCCGCGGTGGCGGCCCGCGACCGCAAGCCGGCCGAGGAGATGGTGGTCATCGTCGAGGACGTGATGAAGCTGCTCGACGGCATGTCGGAGACCTTCCGCCGGGGCAAGTACCCGGACAAGGCCACCTCGCGCAAGCTCGCCGGGGTGCTGCGCGCCGTCGCCGACCAGCTGGAGAGCTGAGCGGGGGCGCCGACCAGGCCACCACATCGTGAACGGCTATGCCGCGGGCCGCGACCTGCTCGCATAATCACTGTCATGAGCGAAGATCGGAACATAGCCCGGGTCACCGCCACAGCCGCCGTCCACGCGGGGCGGACCGTCACGAACCCGACGCCGCCGATCGACCTGTCGGCGACGTACTACCTGCCCGGCGTCGACGCCGGCGGCGAGAGCTACGAGGCGCTGGTCGCCGGGGGTGCGCCCACCGCCGAGGGCGGCCTGGTCTACCAGCGGATGTGGAACCCCACGACCGCCGGGTTCGAGCGCGCGCTGGCCGAGCTCGAGGGCCTGCCCGAGGCGGTGTCCTTCGCGAGCGGGATGGCCGCGATCACTGCCTGCCTGCTGGCCGCGACTGCTACCAAGGCGGCCGACGGCAAGCGGCACATCATCGCCCTCCGCCCGATCTACGGTGGCACCGACGGCCTGCTCACCAAGGGCACGCTGGGCACCGAGGTCACCTGGGTCGACGGCCCGGCCGACATCGCCGCGGCGCTGGCCGCCCGCCCGGACACAGCGCTGGTCGTGGTCGAGACCCCGGCCAACCCGACCGCGCAGCTGCTGGACCTCGACGCGGTCGCCGAGGCCTGCGGCGACGTGCCCTACCTGGTCGACTCCACCTTCGCGACCCCGGTCCTGCAGCAGCCGGCGCGGCACGGCGCGACGCTGGTCGTGCACAGCGCCACCAAGTACCTCGGCGGGCACTGCGACGTCCTCGGCGGCGTGGTCGCCACGACGCCGGAGTGGGCCGCGCGGCTGCGGGACATCCGGGTCCAGACCGGCGGGCTGCTGCACCCGATCGCCGGCTACCTGCTGCACCGCGGGTTGCAGACGCTGCCGCTGCGCGTGAAGCGCTCCTCGGAGACGGCGCAGACGGTCGCCGAGTGGCTGGTCGCGCACCCGGCGGTGGAGCGCGTGTACTACCCCGGGCTGCCCGGCGGCGACCCGGACGGCCTGATCGGCCCGGACAAGCAGATGCTGCTGCCCGGCGCGATGCTCGCCTTCTCGATGCGCGGCGGCTACGACGCGGCCGCGGCGGTCGCCGAGAACGTGCGGCTGATCCTGCACGCCGCCTCGCTCGGCGGCGCCGAGTCGCTGATCACGCACCCGGCTTCGCTGAGCCACCGGCACGTCGCGCCGAACGCCCGGCCGGACGCCGGACTGCTGCGGTTCTCGGTGGGCCTGGAGGACGCCGAGGACCTCGTCGGCGACCTCGAAGCGGCGTTCACGAAGATCTAGCCGCGCGTCACCCGTTTCCCTCCCCCGGCATGCACCGCCGCGGACCGAGGTGGATAAAGGCTCCATGGACCCGCTGGAGCTCACGCGCCTGGACTTGCTCTGGGCGCTGATCCGGGTCCTGCTGGGCGGGACGTTCCTGCGCAGGGCCTGGATCCACCACGGTTCGTCGTGGCCGGACGGGCTGTTCGTGCTCGCCCTGACGAGTGTCGGGGCGGGGCTCGTCTTCGGGATCCTCATGCGGTACACGGCGGTCTGCGCCGCCGTGCTGTTGGTGTTCACGCACGCCGGCCCGCTCGTGGACCACCGCCTCGTCTTCGCGCTCGTCGTCCTGGGCATCGGCTTCACGACGCTGGGGTGGCGGTACGGGCTCGGGCGGTGGTGGTCCGGCACGCCGCTCGTGCAACGGCATCCCTGGCTGGCGTGACAGGCGTGGCAGCCAAGTCCTTCCAGGTGATAGGTCTTCCTGCGTGTTCGACAGCAAGCTCTTTCTCGAGGCGTACATCACCCTGTTCGTCATCATGGACCCGCCGGGGACGCTGCCGATCTTCCTGGCGCTGACCAACGGCCGCAGCAAGGCGCAGCGGACGCGGGCGGCGTGGCAGGCGGCGCTGGTCGCGTTCTGCGTGATCTGCGTGTTCGCGCTGTTCGGCCAGCAGATCCTGGACTATCTCGGCGTCACGCTGCCCGCGCTGCAGGGTTCCGGCGGCCTGCTGCTCCTGCTCATCGCGCTGGAGCTGCTGACCGGCCGCAGCGAGGAGCCCTCGCACTCCAACGAGGCGGTGAACGTCGCGCTGGTCCCGCTGGGCACCCCGCTGCTCGCCGGACCGGGCGCGATCGTCGCGGTGATGGTCTTCGCCAAGCGCACCGACCACCACTGGTCCGGCGTGCTCGCGGTCGGCGCGGCGATCGTGGCGATCCACATCACCCTGTGGCTGACGATGCGGTTCTCGGTCCAGGTCATCCGGGTCATCAAGGACTCGGGCGTGACCCTGGTGACGCGGATCGCCGGTCTGCTGCTGTCGGCGATCGCCGTGCAGATGGTGGCCGACGCGGTGCGCGCGTTCATCAAGGCGGGGTGACCTAGGATTTTTCCGTGACCTTCGGACAGCAGTTCCTCGACCAGCTCGACGCCTCGGCCCAGGACTTCACCTTCCCGTTCCTCGACCACGGGTTCTACTCGGCGGTCGACGTCCGCCTGCACGTCTACCGCGACGACAAGCACTGGGCCGTGGTCTTCGAGACGGTCGGCTTCAACCCGAAGGCCCGCAGCGTCACCGACGCCCTGACCGGCTACG
This window harbors:
- a CDS encoding sucrase ferredoxin, with protein sequence MSVCESALGGCAALCRAAREPLGDTAPPRAKAWLAVEHPGPWPAFGWPQDLPAAAIEVLTAAPAYSVRPQLIRRPDREGRAPAGDRVVFVAGGPPGARWLERRVTGDLGRDIGKLDLAALADGGPPGFGTPLRDRILLVCTHGKRDVCCARYGGPVARELAARGLPVWETTHLGGDQFAANMVCLPDGTYHGRLDRASAAEVALGCLRGEVSAAHFRGRAGVSRT
- a CDS encoding HAD family hydrolase; protein product: MTTAPLTVGFDLDMTLIDSRPGVHATMTELSRRTGVAIDADAVVSRLGPPLDEELAHWFPADRIAAAGDEYRALYPEFAIAPTPALPGAAEAFATIRERGGRVMVVTAKYGPNAALHLEHLDLVPDVLVGWHWGPKKGEALLEHGATVYVGDHLGDILGARAAGAVAVSVATGPVSAPDLAAAGADAVLADLRGFPAWLDGYLAA
- a CDS encoding cold-shock protein — translated: MPTGKIKWYDTEKGFGFITRDDGPDVFMHSSALPAGTAELKSGQRVEFGVAAGKRGDTAIGVKLLETRPSVEAAVAARDRKPAEEMVVIVEDVMKLLDGMSETFRRGKYPDKATSRKLAGVLRAVADQLES
- a CDS encoding trans-sulfuration enzyme family protein; its protein translation is MSEDRNIARVTATAAVHAGRTVTNPTPPIDLSATYYLPGVDAGGESYEALVAGGAPTAEGGLVYQRMWNPTTAGFERALAELEGLPEAVSFASGMAAITACLLAATATKAADGKRHIIALRPIYGGTDGLLTKGTLGTEVTWVDGPADIAAALAARPDTALVVVETPANPTAQLLDLDAVAEACGDVPYLVDSTFATPVLQQPARHGATLVVHSATKYLGGHCDVLGGVVATTPEWAARLRDIRVQTGGLLHPIAGYLLHRGLQTLPLRVKRSSETAQTVAEWLVAHPAVERVYYPGLPGGDPDGLIGPDKQMLLPGAMLAFSMRGGYDAAAAVAENVRLILHAASLGGAESLITHPASLSHRHVAPNARPDAGLLRFSVGLEDAEDLVGDLEAAFTKI
- a CDS encoding MarC family protein, which produces MFDSKLFLEAYITLFVIMDPPGTLPIFLALTNGRSKAQRTRAAWQAALVAFCVICVFALFGQQILDYLGVTLPALQGSGGLLLLLIALELLTGRSEEPSHSNEAVNVALVPLGTPLLAGPGAIVAVMVFAKRTDHHWSGVLAVGAAIVAIHITLWLTMRFSVQVIRVIKDSGVTLVTRIAGLLLSAIAVQMVADAVRAFIKAG